The following coding sequences are from one Leucoraja erinacea ecotype New England chromosome 2, Leri_hhj_1, whole genome shotgun sequence window:
- the LOC129709442 gene encoding sorcin-like encodes MAYPGYGAQFSQYGGAPGGPGGAGFPGAGGQGYPGAGGGGYAAFASQQQDPLYGYFAAVAGQDGHIDAEELQRCLSQSGISGNYKPFSMETCRLMLSMLDRDMSGTMGFAEFKELWTVLTNWRQNFASFDRDRSGTVEPQELQQAITAMGYRLSPQCLNGIIKRYSTHGKISFDDYVACCVRLRALTDAFRRRDAAQQGVANIAYDDFILCTMCI; translated from the exons CAATTTTCTCAGTACGGAGGTGCACCAGGAGGTCCCGGTGGTGCAGGTTTTCCTGGAGCTGGTGGCCAGGGATATCCCGGAGCTGGAGGTGGAGGTTACGCAGCATTTGCAAGCCAACAGCAGGATCCACTCTATGGATACTTTGCCGCAGTGGCTGGTCAG GATGGTCACATAGATGCTGAAGAACTTCAGAGATGTCTTTCTCAATCTGGCATCAGTGGCAACTACAAAC cATTCAGCATGGAGACCTGCAGGCTAATGCTTTCCATGTTAGAT CGAGACATGTCTGGCACTATGGGGTTTGCAGAGTTCAAAGAGCTGTGGACAGTGCTGACTAACTGGCGGCAGAATTTTGCTTCTTTTGACAGGGACAGGAGTGGAACAGTGGAGCCCCAGGAGTTACAGCAAGCTATTACTGCCATGG GCTACAGATTATCTCCGCAATGTTTGAATGGAATTATAAAGAGATATAGCACCCATGGGAAAATCTCATTTGATGACTATGTGGCCTGTTGTGTGAGACTCAGGGCTCTGACTG ATGCCTTCAGAAGAAGAGATGCTGCTCAGCAAGGTGTTGCTAATATTGCCTATGATGAT TTCATTTTGTGCACCATGTGTATTTAA